The Sporosarcina sp. Te-1 DNA window TAATTCCGCAGCCTGTTGTGCATTTCTTGTACGAAGACCAAAAAACATCATGGATAGGCTAAATGCAAAGCCTCCTCCTATACCTAGAGCAATAATCCACAAAATGATTAAGTTCGAACTGCCGTATAATAACCCAAACGTCCCTATTACAAATAAAAACGCTGTAATAGTCACTAACGAACGTTGTCCTGACATTCGTCCTGCAATGACTGGGACGATGAAAGTAAAGGGGAGAAGAGCCAACAACATAACGGAAAGCATTAAGCCAGATTGACTTGAACTCAATCCCTGTTGCTTAAGAATTTCCGGAAGCCAGGCAACAAGTACATAAAAGATCATGGATTGCAGTCCCATAAACAGGGTTATTTGCCACGCTAATGCCGAGCCCCACAAATTCACATGACTGTCAGCCGTTTTTTTATGAACGGTCTCCCTTTTCACAATACGATGTTTCATCTGTGGTAACCAAAATAAAATAGATATAAAACTTAAAATCCCCCAAATTCCCAATGCTCCTTTCCATCCAAATCCCATTCCAAGAGCAATAGGAACACTTACACCAGATGCTATGGCTCCAAATAAGTTCATTGAAATTGAATACACGCCCGTCATTAAGCCAATGCGTTCAGGAAATTCACGTTTAATTAGGCCAGGCAACAATACATTACCGACGGAGATAGCCAAACCAAGAATAGCCGTACCTATATATAGAGTAGTAGCCCCTGAAAGGGAACGTATAACA harbors:
- a CDS encoding CynX/NimT family MFS transporter; the encoded protein is MNEVIKENKGNFSTIGKSSVWIMIVGIVFIAANLRAPLTSVGPIVGLIKDEMNISNTSAGMVTTLPLLAFALFSPIVPKLGQKFGVERIILGSVVFLTVGIVIRSLSGATTLYIGTAILGLAISVGNVLLPGLIKREFPERIGLMTGVYSISMNLFGAIASGVSVPIALGMGFGWKGALGIWGILSFISILFWLPQMKHRIVKRETVHKKTADSHVNLWGSALAWQITLFMGLQSMIFYVLVAWLPEILKQQGLSSSQSGLMLSVMLLALLPFTFIVPVIAGRMSGQRSLVTITAFLFVIGTFGLLYGSSNLIILWIIALGIGGGFAFSLSMMFFGLRTRNAQQAAELSGMAQSIGYLLAAIGPTLFGFIHDATNSWTIPLLILIGASVLLFIFGLGAARDRYLGTVQQ